The proteins below come from a single Malus domestica chromosome 03, GDT2T_hap1 genomic window:
- the LOC103418973 gene encoding pectinesterase QRT1-like: MGFSVLGVCVGGFVLFFLGGIKVGFSQSESFARNYISWDDLKVDDRKLGLNTKEERVNRSRIIVVDKNGGGDSLTVQGAVDMVPEQNTERIKIYILPGIYREKVLVPISKPYISFIGNQTNTSETVITWNNKASDKDGTGCELGTYRTASVAIEADYFCATGITFENTVVAVPGGYGMQAVALRVAGDKAMFYRVRVLGTQDTLLDETGSHYFYHCHIQGNVDFIFGRSRSLYQECVIQSTAENSGAIAAHHRDSPYEDTGFSFVNCKIIGTGYIYLGRAWGNYSRAVYSYCHFDDIITPPGWSDWNYPSRQKTVDFGEYKCRGRGAERSGRVPWLKSFSLEEIRPFLDTKFISGEQWLRL; this comes from the exons ATGGGATTCAGTGTCTTGGGTGTTTGTGTTGGtggttttgtgttgtttttctTGGGTGGCATTAAGGTCGGGTTCTCGCAAAGCGAATCATTTGCAAGGAATTATATCAGCTGGGATGATTTGAAGGTGGATGACCGTAAGTTGGGGTTGAACACGAAAGAAGAACGCGTTAATAGAAGCCGGATCATTGTGGTTGACAAGAATGGAGGAGGAGATTCTCTTACAGTTCAAGGAGCAGTTGATATGGTTCCGGAACAAAATACAGAAAgaatcaaaatttacattcttCCTGGAATTTACAG AGAGAAGGTACTTGTACCGATTTCGAAGCCATACATATCATTTATTGGGAACCAGACAAATACTTCTGAAACTGTGATTACTTGGAACAACAAGGCATCTGATAAGGACGGCACCGGTTGCGAACTCGGAACATATAGAACTGCTTCTGTAGCCATAGAGGCTGATTACTTTTGCGCAACTGGGATCACCTTTGAG AACACAGTGGTTGCAGTGCCTGGAGGATATGGAATGCAAGCAGTGGCGCTTAGAGTTGCGGGTGACAAAGCCATGTTCTACAGAGTTCGGGTTTTGGGGACGCAGGATACGCTCTTGGACGAGACTGGATCTCACTACTTCTACCACtgtcacattcaaggaaatgtGGACTTCATTTTCGGCAGATCAAGATCACTCTACCAG GAGTGTGTTATTCAATCAACGGCTGAGAACTCGGGAGCAATAGCAGCTCATCACAGGGACTCACCGTATGAAGACACGGGATTCTCTTTTGTAAACTGCAAAATCATCGGAACCGGCTACATCTACTTGGGAAGAGCTTGGGGAAATTATTCAAGAGCGGTGTATTCCTACTGTCATTTCGATGATATAATAACTCCTCCAGGGTGGAGCGACTGGAACTACCCATCCAGGCAGAA GACAGTGGATTTCGGAGAATATAAATGCAGGGGCAGAGGAGCAGAAAGAAGCGGGAGGGTGCCATGGTTGAAGTCTTTCAGCTTGGAGGAGATAAGGCCTTTTCTGGATACAAAATTTATATCTGGAGAGCAATGGCTTAGATTATAA